One Equus quagga isolate Etosha38 chromosome 5, UCLA_HA_Equagga_1.0, whole genome shotgun sequence genomic window carries:
- the YTHDF2 gene encoding YTH domain-containing family protein 2 isoform X2, translating into MSASSLLEQRPKGQGNKVQNGSVHQKDGLNDDDFEPYLSPQARPNNAYTAMSDSYLPSYYSPSIGFPYSLGEAAWSTGGDTAMPYLTSYGQLSNGEPHFLPDAMFGQPGALDSGMALGAH; encoded by the exons ATGTCGGCCAGCAGCCTCTTGGAGCAG AGACCAAAAGGTCAAGGAAACAAAG tacaAAATGGATCTGTACATCAAAAGGATGGATTAAACGATGATGATTTTGAACCTTACTTGAGTCCGCAGGCAAGGCCA aaTAACGCGTATACTGCCATGTCAGATTCCTACTTACCCAGCTACTACAGTCCCTCCATCGGCTTCCCCTATTCTTTGGGCGAAGCTGCTTGGTCTACTGGGGGTGACACAGCCATGCCCTATCTAACTTCTTATGGACAGCTGAGCAACGGAGAGCCTCACTTCCTACCAGATGCAATGTTTGGACAGCCAGGAGCCCTAG ATTCTGGTATGGCTTTGGGAGCACACTGA
- the YTHDF2 gene encoding YTH domain-containing family protein 2 isoform X1: MSASSLLEQRPKGQGNKVQNGSVHQKDGLNDDDFEPYLSPQARPNNAYTAMSDSYLPSYYSPSIGFPYSLGEAAWSTGGDTAMPYLTSYGQLSNGEPHFLPDAMFGQPGALGSTPFLGQHGFNFFPSGIDFSAWGNNSSQGQSTQSSGYSSNYAYAPSSLGGAMIDGQSAFASETLNKAPGMNTIDQGMAALKLGSTEVASNVPKVVGSAVGSGSITSNIVASNSLPPATIAPPKPASWADIASKPAKQQPKLKTKNGIAGSSLPPPPIKHNMDIGTWDNKGPVAKAPSQALVQNIGQQSTQGSPQPVGQQANNSPPVAQASVGQQTQPLPPPPPQPAQLSVQQQAAQPTRWVAPRNRGSGFGHNGVDGNGVGQSQAGSGSTPSEPHPVLEKLRSINNYNPKDFDWNLKHGRVFIIKSYSEDDIHRSIKYNIWCSTEHGNKRLDAAYRSMNGKGPVYLLFSVNGSGHFCGVAEMKSAVDYNTCAGVWSQDKWKGRFDVRWIFVKDVPNSQLRHIRLENNENKPVTNSRDTQEVPLEKAKQVLKIIASYKHTTSIFDDFSHYEKRQEEEESVKKERQGRGK; the protein is encoded by the exons ATGTCGGCCAGCAGCCTCTTGGAGCAG AGACCAAAAGGTCAAGGAAACAAAG tacaAAATGGATCTGTACATCAAAAGGATGGATTAAACGATGATGATTTTGAACCTTACTTGAGTCCGCAGGCAAGGCCA aaTAACGCGTATACTGCCATGTCAGATTCCTACTTACCCAGCTACTACAGTCCCTCCATCGGCTTCCCCTATTCTTTGGGCGAAGCTGCTTGGTCTACTGGGGGTGACACAGCCATGCCCTATCTAACTTCTTATGGACAGCTGAGCAACGGAGAGCCTCACTTCCTACCAGATGCAATGTTTGGACAGCCAGGAGCCCTAGGTAGCACTCCATTTCTTGGTCAGCatggttttaatttctttcccaGTGGGATTGACTTCTCAGCTTGGGGAAATAACAGTTCTCAGGGACAGTCTACTCAGAGCTCTGGATATAGTAGCAATTATGCTTATGCACCTAGCTCCTTAGGTGGAGCCATGATTGATGGACAGTCAGCTTTTGCTAGTGAGACCCTCAATAAGGCTCCTGGCATGAATACCATAGACCAAGGGATGGCAGCACTGAAGTTGGGTAGCACAGAAGTTGCAAGCAATGTTCCAAAAGTTGTAGGCTCTGCTGTTGGTAGTGGGTCCATTACTAGTAACATCGTGGCTTCCAATAGTTTGCCTCCAGCTACCATTGCTCCTCCAAAACCAGCATCTTGGGCTGATATTGCTAGCAAGCCTGCAAAACAGCAACCTAAGTTGAAGACCAAGAATGGTATTGCAGGGTCAAGTCTTCCACCACCCCCAATAAAACATAACATGGATATTGGAACTTGGGATAACAAGGGTCCTGTGGCAAAAGCCCCCTCACAGGCTTTGGTTCAGAATATAGGTCAGCAGTCAACCCAGGGGTCTCCCCAGCCTGTAGGTCAGCAGGCTAACAATAGCCCACCAGTGGCTCAGGCATCAGTAGGGCAACAGACACAGCCattgcccccacctccaccacagCCTGCCCAGCTCTCAGTTCAGCAACAGGCAGCTCAGCCAACCCGCTGGGTAGCACCTCGGAACCGTGGCAGTGGGTTCGGTCATAATGGGGTGGATGGTAATGGAGTAGGACAGTCTCAGGCCGGATCTGGATCTACTCCTTCAGAACCTCACCCAGTGTTGGAGAAGCTGCGATCCATTAATAACTATAACCCCAAGGATTTTGACTGGAATCTGAAACATGGCCGGGTTTTCATCATTAAGAGCTACTCTGAGGACGATATCCACCGTTCCATTAAGTATAATATCTGGTGCAGCACAGAGCATGGTAACAAGAGACTGGATGCTGCTTATCGCTCCATGAACGGGAAAGGCCCCGTTTACTTACTTTTCAGTGTCAACGGCAGTGGACACTTCTGTGGCGTTGCAGAAATGAAATCTGCTGTGGACTACAACACATGTGCAGGTGTGTGGTCCCAGGACAAATGGAAGGGTCGTTTTGATGTCAGATGGATTTTTGTGAAGGACGTTCCCAATAGCCAACTGCGACACATTCGCCTAGAGAACAACGAGAATAAACCAGTGACCAACTCCAGGGACACTCAGGAAGTGCCTCTGGAAAAGGCTAAGCAGGTGTTGAAAATCATAGCCAGCTACAAGCACACCACTTCCATTTTTGATGACTTCTCACACTATGAGAAACgccaagaggaggaagaaagtgtTAAAAAG GAACGTCAAGGTCGTGGGAAATAA